The genomic interval ACTTGTTTAGGAATCAATTGTAAGGTTTGTAGATATTTTTGAAATGCTGGTTTTGATAAAACACCTTTTTCCCTTCCTAACTTTAATGCTATTAAAGAAAGTACCGTTATTTGTGTTGTAAATGCTTTTGTTGATGCTACTCCGATTTCTGGGCCTGCATGCGTATAAGCCCCAGAATGAGTTTCCCTAGCAATAGAAGAACCTACAACATTACAAACACCATAAACAAATGCTCCCTTAGATTTTGCTAATTTAATAGCTGCTAAAGTATCGGCAGTTTCTCCTGATTGAGAAATTGCAATTACAATATCTTTAGTGGTAATAATTGGGTTTCTATATCTAAACTCAGAAGCATATTCTACTTCAACAGGAATTCTAGCAAGATCTTCAAAGAGATATTCTCCAACCAAACCCGCATGCCAAGAAGTTCCGCATGCAACAATTATTATTCTGTCAGCATTTAAAAATCTCGGTAGATTATCGTCTATACTTGACATTTTAATAATGCCTTCATTTGCAAGAATTCTTCCCCTATAGGTATCTGTTATTGCCTTTGGTTGTTCATGAATTTCTTTTAGCATAAAGTGATCATAACCACCTTTTTCAATTTGCTCAAGATTCATTTTAAGTTGCTGAACATTTGTATCAACCATAGAATCATCCATAATTTTACGAACCTTGATACCTTTGCCTACCTTAATAATTGCTAACTCTTCATCTTCTAAATAAATAGCATCCTTAGTATATTCTATAAAAGGAGAAGCATCAGAAGCTACAAAAAACTCTTTATTTTCTTTTCCTACACCAATTGCAATCGGACTTCCTAATCTTGCAACAACTAATTCGTTAGGTTTTGTTTTATCAAAAACGGCAATTGCATACGCACCAACAACTTGTGTCAAGGCTAGCTGTACTGCTTTACCTAACTTACATCCTTCCTTCTTTTTTACTTCCTGAATTAAGTTAACTAATACTTCTGTATCAGTATCACTTTTAAAAATATAGCCTCTTTTTACTAATTCTTTTTTAATGGTATCATAATTTTCTATGATTCCATTATGAACTACGACTAATTCTCCTGAATTTGAAAAATGTGGGTGAGAATTGATATCATTAGGAATTCCGTGAGTAGCCCATCTAGTATGACCAATTCCGATTGTTCCTCTTTTTCTTTTTTCATCTCTATCGGTAATAATTTCAAGATCAGAAACTTTACCTTTTGTTTTAGAAAGGTGCATTTCTTCACCATCATACATCATAATTCCTGCACTATCATAACCTCTATATTCTAGTCTTTTAAGGCCATTAATTACAATAGGATACGCTTCTCTATAGCCTATATAACCAGTTATTCCACACATAAATAATGATTTTTTTAATTCTTTTTCTTAGTATAAGAAATTTTTAATTGCGCTTTTCTTGTTCCGTTACTTGGTAAATGATTTAATAACATTACTGCTTTTGGGTTCCAACTAAAGTTTCTTACAAGTGAATCACTAATTGCTCTTGAAGTTGGCAAATCTGTTGGGTTATTAAATACTTTTACAGATAAAGTCGGATTATAAGTAGTAT from Lutibacter sp. Hel_I_33_5 carries:
- the glmS gene encoding glutamine--fructose-6-phosphate transaminase (isomerizing) codes for the protein MCGITGYIGYREAYPIVINGLKRLEYRGYDSAGIMMYDGEEMHLSKTKGKVSDLEIITDRDEKRKRGTIGIGHTRWATHGIPNDINSHPHFSNSGELVVVHNGIIENYDTIKKELVKRGYIFKSDTDTEVLVNLIQEVKKKEGCKLGKAVQLALTQVVGAYAIAVFDKTKPNELVVARLGSPIAIGVGKENKEFFVASDASPFIEYTKDAIYLEDEELAIIKVGKGIKVRKIMDDSMVDTNVQQLKMNLEQIEKGGYDHFMLKEIHEQPKAITDTYRGRILANEGIIKMSSIDDNLPRFLNADRIIIVACGTSWHAGLVGEYLFEDLARIPVEVEYASEFRYRNPIITTKDIVIAISQSGETADTLAAIKLAKSKGAFVYGVCNVVGSSIARETHSGAYTHAGPEIGVASTKAFTTQITVLSLIALKLGREKGVLSKPAFQKYLQTLQLIPKQVEKLLEIDDQVKYIASVYKDATNCLYLGRGFNFPVALEGALKLKEISYIHAEGYPAAEMKHGPIALIDENMPIFVIATNKGHYEKVVSNIQEIKSRAGKIIAIVTEGDTQVKEIADHVIEIPETEEAFTPLLTTIPFQLLSYHIAVMLDKNVDQPRNLAKSVTVE